The nucleotide sequence aacatcttgcaaatcaaatcatgtgataatctcgctgatctatttactaagtccttatCAACTTCTGTGTTTCAAAAATTAATACATTGAATTGGTACGCGGCGACTTCGAGATTTACCAAAATCAGGGGGAGACATCTCCTAAATGTTGACCTGTaccagcatcatattatactcttttctttcacaagttttacttataaggtttcttgttaaagtttttaatgaggtagtattaacataagcatgtgtcatatttctaattttccccaccggggtttttgtggaaaatatcaaagacacatattgccctcacaactcatTCATGGTTTTTTCCCAAAAAAGatttttcatgtgagttatccaagaggcaataccaataatatgtcgtcatattttctcctaatttttcCACTGGGTTTTTACAGAAGTTTTAACgacatatcactttatattgctcGTCATATTTTTTCTGAAATGGTTTTTGGGGAGTAATCTATATATCGTATCTCCTATATTTTTCCCCACTGGTgtttttaatgggataccaatgacataatgatttatttaaatcacactcatatatgctactttctccttatttttcgttaaggtttaaaggagtttttatagCATATTTATACATACATATTTCTCAAATTTTTCCACAGGTTTTTTTGAGGAATCTAAGCATACAGCTGTATTGATCTCAAAGAAGATTAGATTAAGGGGGAGTGTTACGAAACAGCGTCTGTTCCTAACAGACACCCGTGATCTCATCAACAGATGAAGAGAATTAGCAGTTAGTTAGTATAAGAAGTTAACCCTACGAAGGGGCATATCCCTTCGGTAGTATACTGTTCCAGTGAACAGTTGCTTTTTGCCAAACAGTCACGTCCGTACGGCGTCCGTACAACGCGACCCTTCACTTGTATATAATCTAAGAGATCAATAAAAGCAATAGTTGTTTTCCAAAATCTTGTTCATTCTATTCACTTTTAACAAATTTGTCCCCGGCTAGACTCAGCGGTCGAGAGGCTGTCAAGGACGGAGGTTATCTGACTGTAGTCGAGGGCACATGCGAACGACATGAGACAGATGTTGAAGAACAACCAAGGTAAAAGGCGAAGAACATTTcgaggtagaagatgaacaggaacACCATCCCCGATCTAAATCTAACAACCTGATTTTTTAAGAGACACCTACTACCTCTGTCcataaaaaaaatgcaattctcagATTTTAAGGAGTCAAATAGtctgaactttgactaaatttatataaaaaaatataaacatTCTTGatacaaaattaatatcattatattatttataaaatacattttcataataaatttattttgaaACATAActgttaatactatttactataaactttgtCAAACTTGAGGTCAATTGATGGGCACGGATatcataattgcattcttttatgaaCGGAGATAGTACGCTATATAGCAATTCCCTTTTTTTCTCTGATATGGCAACTCCCCTTTTTTCCCTAACGATGCAATGATGGCGCTGCTCAAATTTGATGTTATAGAAAATCAAAAGGCTAGCTTGCCATTAATGTCTCAGACTCTCAATAAGGACGTGTTTGGGACGTGTTTTCTgctatgatgatgaaaagaatcaaagaattaCGCCAAACGCCCTGGCGATATCGATGATTCTTTCAACTGCACATGGGCACATGGCACCAGGGACTCAAAAATAAACTAACTCACATGTTTCCTATATCGTGGATTGGCGGCCGCTTTACCCATACGGCACTGCACGGTCCACATCCGTGGTCCCAAACAGGCCTAAATAGAGGCATGTTTATTATATACCAAAATAGATGAAAATGAGTATTGTGACCGTAAGTGATCACATCACGGTTTACTAACACAACGAATTGGCTTCAAAATTGAAATAGACAAATATAGTAATTATTACACGAAACAGGCAACATGAAAACATTAACTTCGACTCCAAACATAAtacactttttaaaaaaaaaatttgagaCAAACATACGACCCCAAAACGCCACATCAAACTCCAAATATACTTGTCCATTAGTTTCCAGTTCCACACACTTCACGACATTGCCATCTTCTTGGTCGTGAACTTTTATCATTCAACCCTCTTCTTGTCCTCGTCTCCGGCGCCGGCttcatcctcgtcctcctcctcatcgaggatcttcttgcaCGCCTCGTAGCACATGAAGGCGATGCCGGCGGCGGGCATGAGCTTGATGCAGCTAGGGCCGAGGCCTCGGTACAGGCCAGCGGCGCCCTCCTTCTTGAGGATGCAGTAGATCGCGTGGAGGACGTTCTGGTACACCTGCCTCCCGCCCACGGCGCCCACCTGCATCTGCTTGCGGGCCACCTCCAGCGGGAACGTAGCCGTGCTGGCGATAGCGCCCGCCGCCGACCCGATGAGCAGCGTCGCCACGGCGCCCACGTCCGCGCCGGGGCGCCGCCCGGTGGCGCGGCGGTAGAGCCGCTTCAGCGTCTCGTAGGCGTAGAAGTTGCAGGCCGCGTACGGCACCACGCCGATCAGGCTGGGTGCCAGCCCACGGTACAGCTCCGACGGCCCCTCGTCGCGCACGATCTTCACGAACGCGTGCGCCACGTTGTCGTATGCGTCCTTCTGCATGCCATGTCATCACACAATGCAATGTGGGCACGCATCCGTGCATGGGATTATGGTAGTAGTCAGCAGTGAGACCATGGCAAAAATTTTTGCGAGCTGCTGTGTTTGTGTTGTTGCTCACCTCGATGGTGATCCTGGTCTTGATCAGCTCCATGGGATAGGTGCACAAGGTTGAGGCGAACCCGGCCAGAGCTCCGGCAACCAGCGGCGTGGGGATCGGGATCTTGGGTGGCTCGTCGGCCTTGGGGGTTAGCAACTTCTTGGCCGTGTCGTAGGTGAAATGCTGTGCGTCACAACCACCATGGAAACAAAACATCAGAGCTCAGAGGAAGGTGTAGTAATGGTCACTGATGCACACGACCGCCATGGATTCTGGACGTTCCAGAAACCTGTGTGGGTTGTCGTACTCATACCTCGATGGCCTTGCTCGGAGCGACGCGGAGGACATTGACGGCGTTGCCACGGAACAGGCCGGTCCACCCCTCGTTCTGCATGATCCACCGGAACACCCCGGCCATGGAGTCGACGCCGATGCTGCcgaccatcaggtgcgtccggaTCGTCTCCAGCGGCGCCACGAACGTCCTCGACACGGCGCCGGCGATGGCGCCGCTAACCAGGCGCCGCAGGTGCGGGTTGGCGATCTTGACCCTCACCTTCCTCAGATCGCCCAGCTTCTTCTTGCCtccgccacccttcttcttctttgctgCCTCCTCCTCCGTCTCCCCGGCGGCCTGCTGCTTCTGCTGCCCGGGCACAGCGGCGCCAAGCTGGCGCGCGACGTCGCAGTTGTCGGCGGGCCGAGGAGCCTTGGGATCGGGCTCCCGCGGGTCGCGCCCCGCCGGGACGCCCGGGCACACGTTGAGGCCGACGCTGGCGAACATCGCCCGGCGGGGGAACTCCAGGCCGTTCTTGCCACATCGTGGCTTCCAAGGGAGTGAAACCGTCGGGACCTGCAAGGACCAGGTCTCCTTGCTCCTGGTCACCATCGTCGTCACTGCCATTGTCGCCGCCATCGGTCAATTCAGAGCACGTCCTTGCCTGAAAAAATACCATGACGACTCAGATCGACGTAACCGTGCATGTAATTAATCATTCTTATACGAGACATCATAAAGGTTTGAAAGGGCAGCAAACTAAGAATTACCTCGAGTAAGGAAGCTCAATCTGATGCCCTCTTGATGAGGAGATGGCTTCCCTTGTTCTTTAGGCTTGAGCGGGGAGGGGCTCCTTTTTATATCCGTTGCTCACTGTTCATCGTCATCAGGTGCCGTGCTCACTGAGTACTGACAAAGCTCTCATTCCCACTCCAGTGGCAATTGTCCTCTATGCCCCCAAGCCAAATGTGGCAGTACTGCACACCGTGTGCTTCAAGGGTAGATTGGTCAGTGTGAAGAAATGACTAGATTTCCAAGGGCGCGGAACTGTCGATTTGGCAGCCCTCCTGTGGAGCTGGCTTTTCCAGCTGCACGATGCCGTGCACACTATCTATGTACTTGAGTGTACGTGCCAAATATAATCTTGCTCGAGATGGTGTCTTTCCGGGAGTCTGTTTGCACGCGTCCATGGACTCATTCCCAACAGAAATGGCGCCGGGTTGCTTTGCAGCTTCAGTTAGGACGTAGGAATGCCCCGGGAGGACGTGGCCAAGGGCGCCCACTGATCCCTAGCATCCCGGTGATGGTTATGTGTGGTGGTCATGTTCTAGATGCCACTCGGCGTAAGACGTGCCCCTGCTGTTCTACGATGTGAAACTTTTCATGTcgttttagggcttgtttggatccaTTAACACTAAAAAATAGCTACATAATAGTAGTTAATAGCTGCTAATTTTTAGCGGGGCTGTTTAAATCCACCTGCTAATAGGTGGTTGTATAGTGAGTTGAAGGTGTATATGAACTATTAGCACCTATTAGCAATTCTAAACCTGCTAATAGAACTAATAATTAGTAGCCATCTAGCTAATATTTAGCATGTCTGTTTAGATCCATTAGTACTAATGGATCCACACATGCCCTTAATTTGATACATGTCTATAGGTATCCTATATACAGCTATAAAAGAAAATGCAACTGCAAAGAAAATGCGGTATTTGAACAATAGGCAAGTGGCAACGGACAACAAAGGGAGGAAGATGACGCCCGTAAATCGCTTGTCTTCTCTAAAGTTATTGTTAGGGAGTGCATGCGAGCATGCAAGGCATTGGCAATGGCGTGAGGCAAATGAAGTAAGGCTATAGTTGTCGAGATGCGAGATGTGTTATTCTAGATGGCCATTGGGCACCTGTGTATGCATACACAGCGCATGCATACATCCGGTGGCGGGTGCTAGCCAGTACATGCACGATGCAAAGCTCACGCGGTGCTTGTTGCCTTGTAGGTGCTCTCGTGTGTGTCACCATATTCCCTACGTGAGGACTGACTGACTGAGGACCTTGCATATTCTACGCATTGTCCAGGGACACACATGGTTCGACCTTTGAGAAACAAATGCCATGCAGACATGCAGTATGTGGGTGTTGTCGCCTTGTTCAACATCGCCGGTGTGGTTTTGCACGGTTGTCATGTCATTTTTACAATGCAAGTGAGTGCTAACATTGGTATTGATGTGTACTTGACTTCTTCCGATTGGTAACATACTTTTCGTATATGGAGCATTAATTTGTTTCAGCAAGCAACTCATCTTCTACGATTATGTTGTCAAGTCACTCCTCTATATAACTGGAGTTCCTCATATTTATAAGGAATTTGCTTAGCGACTGAGGTGGCATAGATCAACTAATAATCTTGTACCGTGGTACACGATGTTTTGTTGGGAATGTGATAGATATATTGATTGCATAAGGCCCTCCGCAACGTGGAGCTTGAGTGAGACTTATATAGGAGATAGAGAATTTGGGAACCACTCATCCCACTACAGCTAGCGATTCCAACTTCAATTCTATCCATGCCAACAAAACGTGGAGCGGGCAAGAACTTGCTTCGGTGCCGAAACAATATAATACAATTTCATTGGTACTTCCTTGCTCACACCAAACTGGCGCATCACCAGTGATGCCAAAAGCTCTGCACATTGCAACATTTGAAGAGCGCTCCTGGTTTTGGTCATGGGGCCCAATTTTCTTGCTAGCTCTACTCCCACGTTGTGCAAGGCCTAATAGCATTTAGGCCTTCCACAGTGTGAGTGGAGCTTGAAACTGTAGAAGCTAGCCACGTTGCTGTGATGTCTGATCCAATTTCTAGTTGCAGTGTGGTGGTATCGCCAGTGGTGCCCAAAAGGACTGATGCATGCTATTTTACAGCTAAAAGCTGCTGCACGCTCCCCTCCCTATCGCTGCTCTCTCTCTCCACAGCACAAATTGGCACCGGCGCAACTAGTTGCGCCGCTCTCCATTTTTCTGGCATCGCTCGGAGTTGGATCCGCTCGCTGCAATGGAGAGAGTGACTCCagaatcttctctctcttcttttagGCATCACACAAGCACACATTGTGGAGGGCCTTAGGGGACCGCTCCTTGGTGCCTTTATGTCGGATGccgcgagaaggggtaccctaagcaagaacaaaaaaacgactgcttagacttcgtaaagatcgaaaccagctaacaatcgctggcctcgggcgacctctcaccaaaggcctcggccaattctccatatcgctcgaggccccctcaccgctggcctcgggcgatcccccaccgaaggcctcggccgaccccctctcgtcgcaggcctcggccgggtcgccgaccctccgcctcgcacgaggcgggctcggcaacactccgctgcctcttccttcacctgtccctctGACCAAATGTCgcatcgcattaactcagccaactgctgccactgacatcggccgcatgctcggcacagtacagcggaatggccaaTGGGACGGGGGGCGGGACTggacaggggttacccgccactgtgcccaccACTATGCatatggttgacgcccatgcctcactgtgctgccaactcctgctctgagaacaacgcggcgtggggagccatgaccgggatactgtggcctcggaatcggtACCCAGGACtaataattccctccaaagcctcggcagtttgcttcaggggctcggcagcctaggGATCCATGTCCaccgagcccccacgatggctcggcctcggcatctgcagagcctcgGCCCCCTACGACATCATCGCATGATGAtcggcacgtcgcccgccatgccctacctcaagctgtactggagccccacgacgtacaagatcaagtatgaccggcgcgtcacttctgcacgacaaggacggggccactccatcgaccataccacaacagcgcccggctacagggctcggacacgccatcccCACTTATCggacgctatgtagcaacatatgtatgtcctggttctcccttagagtataaaagggaggggccggggccatttctaggggagagGAGAACGATGagcagaaagaggaactcaccaatagaaccacacacttctacgctgcttgagaacaacgcctcaagcagcccgcaccacccctggccaagacctggggctagctccctctctcacctagcttgtaaccccctactatgagcactccggtgcaaggaatacaagatcaatctctcagactggacgtagggcgttgattgcctaaaccagtataaaccttgtgtctctttgcatcaccatcgaggattaggggcacgcagcacaaattcactcattggttaaggacccccccccccggttcgaaacaccgacagttggcgcgccaggtaggggctcgctgcgtgttagcttcatcgtcccagcaagttccggatggcagaccccgtacgaccattacaTCTCGGCATGGTGgtatggttcgggagcctagagttcatgtctctaggatgtggatacgatatggtactcctcgcgCCCCGAGCTCCACAGCCCGACGACGTTACCACAGACCCACGGCCCAGGCGCAGGCAGCGTCCGGGCCGCGGCTCCCGTAGCACTCGCCAGGTGCGACGCGAGCGGGAACGCTCCGACACCACGCAAGCTCGGGGCGACGCGCCGCGCTCCGCCGGTATCCCTTGCCTAGTTGTTGGTGCAGAGTCCCTGGTCGGGGATTTATCTAACCTGAGCTTGGGCAAGGAAAAGATTCCGGCGATGCACGGCGATGCCTCGTCATTAAGCCCtatccttaccatcaaggtctggtgaagcatgccctcgaggagtgcaccatgctccggtgttactacgccaggcttgggctccccgacgatgatgatgccaggaaaaggggcgccggtgagagggacggcgataaagatgatgggttcctcgaggtacgcaacgccttcatgatcttcggtggaccctcggcatgcctcacagcgcgccagcgaaagagggaacgccgagaggtcttctcggtcaaggtggccaccccctggtacctcgattggtctcaggaggcaatcacctttgatcgggatgaccaccctgattatgttccaaaccccgggcagtacccgcttgtcgtcgacccgatcgtcggcaacactcggcttaccaaagtgctcatggacggaggcagcggcctcaacatcctctatgtcaacactctggagctcctggagctcgaccagtcacgacTCCGAGGCGGTTctgcgcccttccacggcgtcgtgccaggaaagcgcacatgacccctcgggcgcatcgacttacccgtctgctttggcactccctccaactaccgcaaggaggtcctcaccttcgaggtggttggattcaagggggcttaccatgccatcttggggcgctcgtgctacgccaagttcatggcggtccccaactacacctacctcaagctcaagatgccaggccccaacagcatcatcaccgtcagctccacatacgaacatgcatacaactgcgacatcgagtgcatcgagtacgccaaggccatcgtggaggccgagaccctcatcgccgatctcggccagtttggtagcgaggttcccgacgccaagcggtgcgtcgggaccttcgagcccgcggaggccgtcaagctcgtccctgtCGATCCCACCATCCCcaacggccgaggactgaagatcagcgccaccctcgatagcaaataggaggacgtgctcattgactttctccgtgcgaacgtcgatatgttcgcgtggagtccctcggacatgccgagcataccaagggaggtcgccgagcacgccttagatatccgggcgggctccaggccggcgaagcagcgcctgcgccggttcgacaaggagaagcgcagggccatcggcgaaaaagtgcagaagctcatggcagctgggttcatcaaggaagtattccatccagagtggttggctaaccctgtattagtcaggaagaaaagtggcaagtggaggatgtgcgtggactacaccggtctaaataaagcgtgcccgaaggtcccattcccactaccacgaattgaccaaatcatcgactccactgcaggatgcgaaaccctctccttccttgatgcgtattccggttaccaccaaatcaagatgaaagagtccgaccagctcgcgacttctttcatcactccattcggcatgtactgctacataaccatgctattcggcctcagaaacgtaggggctacttaccagcggtgcatgatccaagtctttggcgaacacatcgggcgaaccgtcgaggcctatgtggatgacatcgtagtcaagtccaagaaggccggtgatctcgtcggcgacttggaggttgccttcacatgcctcagagagaagggcatcaagctcaaccccgagaagtgtgtcttcagggttccccgaggcatgctcttgggattcatagtctcggaacgtggtatcgaggccaactcggagaaggtctcggccgtgaccaacatgggcccaatCCAAGACCTTAAAggggtacagagggtcatgggatgccttgtggccctaagccgtttcatctcacgcctcggcgaaaaaggcctgcccctgtaccgcctcttgagaaagttcgagcgcttttcttggaccaccgaggccgaggaagccctcgctaggctaaaagcactgctcaccaaccccccgtcctggttccgcccaccaagggcgagcacctcttactctacgtcaccgcgacgacccaagtggtcagcgcggccgtagtagtcgagaggcaggagaagggacatgctttacccgtccaacgacctgtctacttcatcagcgaagtgctctccgagactaagacgcgttacccccacatccagaagctggtttatgccatagtcttggctcgacgcaagctacgtcactacttcgagtcccacccgtggtgtcgtcttttcctctaggagagataatccaaaactgggaggcctcgggtagaatagccaagtgggctgtcgaactcatgggggaagctttgtctttcgcgccttggaaagcgatcaaatcatagGTCCTGGCTGACTTTGTAaccgagtggaccgacacacagctgccacccgctcagatccaatcagaatgctggaccatgtacttcgacgggtctctgatgaagactaggGCTGGCACGGGCCtactcctggtctcgccccttggagtacacatgcgctacatgatccggcttcacttcgcgcgcctccaacaacgtggccgaatacgaggccctcgtcaatggcctacaaatcgccatcgaactgggggtgcgacgtctcgacgtatggggtgattcgcagctcgtcgtcgattaggtgatgaaagagtcaagctactatgacccaaaaatgaaggcgtactgcatgATAGTACGTTGCCTAGagaacaagttcgatggtctcgaactcaaccacgttgtgcgaaagtacaacgaggccacggACGAACTAGCAAAAATGGCGTCGAcgagggccccggtccccccaaacatcttcgccagagacctccacaaaccttccattaacTGCACCCCGGCAGCGGAAGATGGCTCACCGGTCAAGCCCGtcgaagggcccgaggccccctctgccaccgaggCCCCCGCAGTCGAGCCTGAAGTCATGGAAATCGAagcagagcctcccgaggccgaccAGGGTATGGACTGGCGAACCCCGCTCCTTGATTACCTCACCCGGGGAGAGCTCCCTgcagacaggaccgaagcccgatggcttgcacgacgagccaaaacttacgtcctctacgaccgcgagttgtacaggcgaagc is from Miscanthus floridulus cultivar M001 chromosome 7, ASM1932011v1, whole genome shotgun sequence and encodes:
- the LOC136463004 gene encoding adenine nucleotide transporter BT1, chloroplastic/amyloplastic/mitochondrial-like, which gives rise to MAATMAVTTMVTRSKETWSLQVPTVSLPWKPRCGKNGLEFPRRAMFASVGLNVCPGVPAGRDPREPDPKAPRPADNCDVARQLGAAVPGQQKQQAAGETEEEAAKKKKGGGGKKKLGDLRKVRVKIANPHLRRLVSGAIAGAVSRTFVAPLETIRTHLMVGSIGVDSMAGVFRWIMQNEGWTGLFRGNAVNVLRVAPSKAIEHFTYDTAKKLLTPKADEPPKIPIPTPLVAGALAGFASTLCTYPMELIKTRITIEKDAYDNVAHAFVKIVRDEGPSELYRGLAPSLIGVVPYAACNFYAYETLKRLYRRATGRRPGADVGAVATLLIGSAAGAIASTATFPLEVARKQMQVGAVGGRQVYQNVLHAIYCILKKEGAAGLYRGLGPSCIKLMPAAGIAFMCYEACKKILDEEEDEDEAGAGDEDKKRVE